The following DNA comes from Candidatus Tanganyikabacteria bacterium.
GCCCGTCTCGTCCCGCAGCGGCTCGCCGGCGTGGTCGGCGGCCGTGCTGCACGGATAGGCTTTCGCGCGCGGCGGCAGCGGTTGCAGGAACATCGGCTGGACCAGCCAGTTGCCGCCGACGTTGCGGTAGGCGTTGCACATCAGCTGGGTCTTCTGGCGGTCGATGGCCAGCTTCAGCCCGGTGGCATCCTGCATGAAGGCGATGTCGGTATCGGAGTCGCCGGCGGCGAAGACCGGGCGCATGCGCGGGTCCGGGTGCGGATCCAGCTGCGCCGGGCCGTCTGGCATGCCGAAGACCACCTTGTTGAGCCAGCAGCGCTTGCCCCGGTCGAAGGTCATGGGCGCGTCCGGCCCGGCCGGGATGCCGCCGCAGCCTTGCAGCGTCGCCGTCGCGCGTCCGTCGGCGAGTACGGTGCGAATGCCGATGACCCGCTCGGCGGGAATGCCGACCAGGTCGGCCACCGGTTCGATCACGTGCTGGGGCGACGCGCTCACCACCCAGATCGCGAAGCCGTTGGCGCGCAGGGCGCCGATGAGGTCCTTCATCTGCGGGTAGATGCGGCCCCAGGCCGTGACGCCCCGGTGCGATCCGACGGTCTGGGTCGCACTTATCGGGGCCGCGCCATGCTGCTGGTAGGCCGCGCGGGCGAAGTCGCGGATCTCGGCGGGCGTGTAGCCGGCCAGCAGTTGCGCGAGCCAGGCGTAGGCCTGGTGCTGGGTCCGGGTCTGCGGCCGGTCGAAGGCGGGCTCGCCGCCGGGGGTCCGGCCGCCGTCGTAAACGGCGAAAATGGTGTCGGCGCAAGCGGTGGCCGTCGCCGTGGGCAAGGGCTGTCCGGGGTCGGCGAGCGCATCGCAGGCGGCGTTCAGGGCCTGGCGGGCCGCGGGGGTCAGGTGCGGGTTGGTCTTTGCCCAGTCCCGGCCGGCCGGCTGGCGGATCTTGCCGTGGCGCAGCAGCCAGTACATGGTGGCGTCGCCCATGTCGTGCTTGAAGACGGTGTTGTCCCAGTCGAAGGCGGCCACGGGCGGGCGCGTCGGGTCGTAGCTCGCGGCGGTCCTGCCCGCGGCCAGGATG
Coding sequences within:
- a CDS encoding haloacid dehalogenase-like hydrolase encodes the protein MLKAIAAAGLGLLAAGTPPPGGPRLLDPAIRGWTPEARERLDAFILAAGRTAASYDPTRPPVAAFDWDNTVFKHDMGDATMYWLLRHGKIRQPAGRDWAKTNPHLTPAARQALNAACDALADPGQPLPTATATACADTIFAVYDGGRTPGGEPAFDRPQTRTQHQAYAWLAQLLAGYTPAEIRDFARAAYQQHGAAPISATQTVGSHRGVTAWGRIYPQMKDLIGALRANGFAIWVVSASPQHVIEPVADLVGIPAERVIGIRTVLADGRATATLQGCGGIPAGPDAPMTFDRGKRCWLNKVVFGMPDGPAQLDPHPDPRMRPVFAAGDSDTDIAFMQDATGLKLAIDRQKTQLMCNAYRNVGGNWLVQPMFLQPLPPRAKAYPCSTAADHAGEPLRDETGLPIPDQADRAHMPGE